The Vigna unguiculata cultivar IT97K-499-35 chromosome 11, ASM411807v1, whole genome shotgun sequence genomic sequence GTTTTAAAGCTATaccaaaaatatgaaataaaagagaagaaggtTGGAGTATTTTTTTATCCCACTCGGATTATATTATATAGTTTAGTCAGAAACCAATTTTATATGATTGTCATTAGTCACTCATTCTAAACAATTTTagtaactttatttattttaatttaacctaCTCTTTATAAAGtgatatttgtaattttgtgtCGACTTTGAATCTCTCACCATTTGTGAAAATTCACTGGATCCCATTATTCTTAATTAGCGTCACGCTTTGTGTTGTTTTTTGGCAACAGAAGTTCCCTTCACTCACAAACATTTATTATGGTGTTGCCTTCTTCAAAACCCCCATTGATTCGACACCCTACTCCTCTTCTAACCTTTATGCATTCCTTTGTCTTGTTGCACCAACAAAACACACCAAACTTATAAACACAaccatttctttttaaatatcatgCCATTCTTGTGAGATCGGTAGCTTTTTaactttcaaaaatattttcaacagaATGTTCAAGAAAGTTTACTAGAATAGACTTTAACTTGACTCTGATATTATgttagaagtgaattttaaacctaactcaacctcaTAAAACTAACTTGTAAGATAAAAATTACACcaacttatatattgtgaattgagtTCATCTCTGATCGATGTAAAACTTCCAAAAAAATAGAactaaacattaataaataatttgataataattaaaatgatagatttaatgataaaatatctTGTTAGAATAGATCTCGAATAtctataattttatcttatccATGAAAATTTTGGATGGTATATAACGATGGTATGACATATAATGACGTTGTAGGAGTTTCCATTAGCATTTATGCTGTTCTGAAATCTCATCACTATTGTTGCATCCTAAGAGACTTTTATTAAAAGAGGAAAACCGTGAGAGCATAAACTGGACCACACAAAAACTtaccattttatatatatatacgatcTACCTAGCTGTCCTCTGTTATGCATAGCGccattgtttttttctttttttcttttgagaaGGACCACAAAAGACATGCACCTAACTTTTcacaacactttttttttttctttctatcctaaATTTGACAGTTCAATTTCTTCCTTAACGACACAAACATTCTTGTATGCAGCAGACCTATACTCATCtcatattagaaaaaaaattcaagttttTAATATATCTGCAGActctttttttaatcaattttaaagaatttttttagttCACCTTGTCAAATAactaaggttaaatatgtttttattcctAAAGTTTTAGTGAACTTTGGAATGGGTCTctcttcgaaattttatatcaatttagttcttcatcttttgaaatgcgtgaatttagttttttttttaccaaattttgttaaatttagttgacattttaaacgtattttatgataatatttgagttaacattgaagcgagaatgtgtcaaacggtgtaaacaattcaaatactctcatgaaatgcacttaaaatatcagataaacttaataaaatttgattaaaatgactaaattcatgcatttttaaatataaaggactaaattggtaaaatttgttgaagatagactaattccaaatttcactgaaacttgattaacaaaaacatatttaacccaaataactatactattattactattatttattttttaaatataacacaCATATATAATAAACTGTCTTCATGAGCATATATAGTAGTTTGATGAAGTGAATTAAAACGGTTGAAACTTGATGAAGTGATGGTGTTtctgaaaaaattaaaagcGTAACACTTGTAGTTGTGGGTTTGAATTTTGACAGTAAATTAATTATGAGATGGATGGTGCTAGAAATTATTACAGGTCTATTATTGAGGTTAATTTTTGCTGCAGAAAATAGCCCCACAGAGGGTTTTCCATatatcaatgttttatattccaATTTATTGTGTGTGTGGATAAAAGGCAATTCATAACATAAACCATGTGCTCTCAACAACTGTTGTTTttgatgatttttctttttcttttttatttgctaaattattatttattaaagattttGATGATTATAGTACTTTTTCTTCGTTCATAACTTATTTTCAAGCATTTTTTTACTGTGAATTGATTGTGAGAAATGGTGTATAATTATCAAAATGTAATTTAAAGTTgcattacaatttatatatcttTGACCACATTGTGCTCTAACAACCGGGTTGTTTCCATGTCTTGTGCAACATCCTATTGGCTAAGCTATCTAGCCGAAAACTTAGATGGAATAATTATTGTTTCGagtttttaaatgaaaaaattgaaaattacttaGAAGATGTTAtcgtaagagaaagttgtcaaaatttagttgttaaaaaattattttctttttattttctctatccatgtttatatttagaaaaatgattttttgagtattaaattttgacaattttctcttataatcttatgtgtcatcttttaagtggttttttattttttttttatttttttattctcaatatttcaaaactacCTAAAAAATGACacctttattataaaaaaatattgtcaaaatttagtagttaaaatatcattaccCTCACGTTTAAGTTATCCATCCAAAAACTTAGATGGTTTAAGAATCTAAACCAACCACAAACGGTACAATACTAAATCACTTCCTGCTAAAACGATCtcgtatattatattatacgagttattatttaaatctatattaCAGTAAAATGTAGTATATCAGTTGTTTATTATATGGGTTGTCACTAAAATTGTGCGTTATATCGGTCTAAAACACAACGGATGTAAATAGTTGGATACAAATAATaagtattgttttatttatttagaaaattgaaagtatatttatttgtacgttttttgtttttgaagtaACTTAAGATCTTGTTTCTGTACTACGCTATTATCATATAGTCATTTTGTCTTATCCATTAACCATGATACAGGAAGAAAGAGCGACCCCATTAATAGAAGACCCCACACCTCAAACACCCTTATCAACCGTTTACTTTCTGGACTTTCTGCAAATCTTCTGTGTACAAAAAATAagcaaaatccatttttttctttctttctttctaccGTTTGCAACCACTGCTTTTAAACCTCTGCTGGTACAATTAAATTCGTCTGTGAAAACACTATACACCATATGAATGTTTTGCGACATATTCAATTCATAGTGTTGACCATTATTTGGCAGAAAGAAAAGAACTGAACAATGCAAATAGATAAAACGCACaatctaattaattaacaaaGAGCTAACAAAATTAACCTATTACATTTtctgtgaaagaaaaaaagaaacggGTTATTATAAcacattttaaacaaataatgcAAACCaaagtaaaagtaattaaaagaaagaaaaaaaaaaaagcatagtACCCTTCTGACAGTGTGGCTAACTTCTTGAGCGGTGTTAGAAGCAGCACATGTTATTGGGTAATGAACCCTAGAGGCCTGGGTTCAACAATAATAAGTGTATAGTTTACAGAAAAATTGAATGCACAATTACATGAATGCACCTGTAAGGAGAAGGAAGAGGgtcccttcttcttcttcttcttcttgcgcTGTTAATTTTTGGTTTCCTTAATCACTTGAGAAAATCAGGGATATTTTCGTAAGTGTAGGGGTCTTCAACCTCGTTGATCCAACCATAGGTCCTCATGAAGGGGTTGTCCAGTGACTCCGGAGGGTAGTCATCAATGCAATCGTCCCACACATTTGGGTCACCCAGGTCCTTCATCACCTCCCACAAACAGCTGTTGCATTTAAAGCCTGCACCAAAGCTTATCATGAACACCGTGTCACCCTTCTTCAACCTCTTTTTCGCTTCCATGTACGACAACACGTACCACAGGCTACTCGCCGACGTGTTCCCGAACCGGTGCAGCGTCATCCTCGCCGGTTCAAGGTCGTACTCGCTCAGATCCAAGCTCAGCCCAATGCCGTCGATCACGGCTTTTCCCCCGGTATGCAAGCAGAAATGATCCACCCCTGTTCGGAAGTTCAACGGAGATTTTGTAGCTCCGGTGCTCGCAGACTTCGGGGTGTTGTTCTTGTTGACTTTTTTTATCAGCGACACGAACAGAAACCTGAGCAACTCGCGCACGGGTAATATCTTGGGTGCCATGACTCGAAGATTATCGACGAAGGCTCGGGTGGCAGCTTTGGGGAGATTCTTCCCGAggtgaaaccctagcttcccctGGTCGTCTTCGCGCTGAATACAACAACCGTAAGCCTCTTCTCTGGCACCGTGGTGCGTCCTCACCAGGCACTTCAACCGCAGCATGGCTCGGTCCTTCAAGGAGCGTTTGTTGGTCAGGAGAACCGCGCAGCCGCCGATGCGGAACAGGCAGTTGGCGAGGATCATGGATCTGTCGTTGCCGGTGTACCAGTTGGGGCTGAGGGACTCCGAGGTGATCAGCAGCGCCAGCTTGTTCCTCTGCGTCTTGAAGATGTTCTTCACAATGTCCATGGAGATGAGGCTGGCGCTGCAACCCATGCCGGTGAGGTTGTACACCTTCACGTCGTGGCGGAGCTTGTAGCGGTTGATGATGCGCGAGGAGAGCGACGGGACGGCGGCGAGCATGGAGATGTTGACGACGAGGACGTCGATCTCGGAGGGGGAGACTTTCGATTTCGCCAGAAGCTTCCCGATGGCGTCGCTGAAGAACTCTTCCATCTCTTCGATGCCGTCGCGCAATGTGGGCGCTCCCTCTCTGCCCTCGAAGATGTTTCTTGGCGCGTAAGTCTGTTCGCCGATGCCGGAGCTGACGATGGCCTTCAACAGAAAACGGTACTCGTTGGGTCCCAGGTTTTCGCAGCGTTTGATGAGTTTCCCACAGAACTCGGTGTCCAGCATTCGGTCGTTGGGGGGCTTGTAGCATTGGTAGTTCAAGATGTAACACTCTCTGTCGCGTCTCTCCTCCAACATTTTCCATATGAGGAAACATGAGTACAACGTTGGAATCAGGTATAGTAGATAGAGCAACTCCATGAGAGagtgtttttttgttgttgttgtgtacCGTGTttcagagagagaaagaagaagagaattatGGTGGATTAAAAATTAGAAGGGTGTGGATGTTTTATAAGAAGGGGGTGGAGTGGGTGAATGTGTTGGGCAATGGGCATGTGAAGAAAGACCTAAGACACCATGTCATGTCAGTGTCTCAACCCCCAACAACTCactctaatatttacaaacacCATTTCTATAAATCTTCTAAGTaactaaatgttttttttaattatagtatttgaattatagTATTTATGTTTGAATTAGTTAAATGTCTTTaactaaatgttttttttaatcatatcaCTTAGGCTTAAGacgatttatatatttatccatgttagaagtgggtttaAAGTTTAATTCAACACAAAACTGGTTTATAGAGTGAAGCTTGCaaatcacttatatattataaaacacctcctcagtggcggaacttggacaaaaaatgtAGGGGAGCCAaatagatttgttatatataatttttttttagttagaaaaaaagctcttcatcttttctcttcatttcctctgCTTAAAATAAgcacataatagtagaattcaaaaaaaaatattactgtcattcactattatatcatgctattaTTTCATGATACCAAATTATGAacaccattttagataagtcctTCGTAccttatcaatttgattttgtggtattgtcaaatttgaggcCGTTTTTCTCTCGttgtaatgaatttttaaattcagtaTATTATAACTCTAAGaattttagatatttgttttttattttcttgaattttggttctcatgaaatttctcaagtttagttaacgtaaatgcacatttttttatctttatcacaAGCCTACCtctttaaaaaaagaatcaatttttttactttttatcataatctttctaatataaatttatcatctctcgcctatctgaaaaaaataaaatttatattcacaaatcacaattatcacaatgcaaaacataacaaaactcataccactttaattaaataaacaacaccgtatgaattcaaaactttaaaaaaaatttaccatagatatcaaaaaaacacaaaatccctaaatttcacaattaaggattataataatatggggaaaattataattagggttcataccaatttcataaaagaatccctaaaatcataattatggttttattaatttgggataaacattctaaaaagaatcataaatttagcATACATAAATCATAGTAAAATACTAACTTTGATATGAGAGATCATGCAATAATGtatactttaatataaatttatgtgttttcaacctctatttcccaatctatctctttatatttatttctcttcacacactttcattataatttacattgtggaaagatcttatagcgagaaaaaacaaatttaatatcttttataaatcaatgtctccattaaatttttttattttatcttttattataattttataatataaacttaaaataaataatatataaatataatttaaaatatatataaatatatataaaaaaaattaaaaaaaaaaattgggggagccacggctccccctgGTCACCACATAGGTCCGCCACTGCACCTCCTCACGTCGAGGTATATTCATCTTGTACGTAcgttgaacaaaaaaatagtggGTGGATTTAAAATCTAACTCAATCCCATAAAATCGGCTTGTAAAATGAGATTTGCACCTCATTTATTACTATGAAATTGTCTTGTTTCTAGTGGATATCAGATTTCCAACAATTCTTCCTTTCatttattgaattattttttaaagataaaatcatgACTAAATCTAATTTCAAAACAGATAATATCTCGAATACAATAATAATCGATTCTCCACGATATTATTCGACGGAATTGGAATTGAAATAATTTCgtattataaaaaagtatatttattatatactttttaagaGAAAGTTGTTCACCGTCTTTTATGTTCAAGTTTCTTTGTGAAAATTTTTGTAAGTAGGTATGAGAATATGTATTTAATGGGataaagaaaagtgaagatTATTTATGGATGACTTAAAAGAGTAATGAGAAAAACAGTCAACCCTTGTTGTAATGAGTCAGAGCATGTGCTTTTCTACTGAGAATGTCTAACTTTTTAAGAGTTAACAATGGTCACAGTCCCAGTCCACTTCTCTAAAATTGGAACAATGGAATGTATAGGTTtagttcaaaattaattatgtgtAAACAGTATATGATAGATTTAACAATTTTAGGTTAATTAAGTTTCAAGTAGTTCAcacaacattataaaattataatgttataaCAATAACTCAATTAaagattacaaatttattataaatttagtgAGTTAtactataaaaatttattagaaactaaatttaaagttttcaaatttaattaagtcttaattttatatagttatttaaaaacACGAGTCTATACTCAAGTGTTTAATTAATATACTATATTTTCAAAtaggaaaattatctttttgacaaactttttttaacaaactttttaaaaagtttctataaatagaattaaatagattaattttttattttttaatcaaaataaaataataattgtaatatttttttactggGTTAATTTGTAAAAGgtttgtcaaatttttttgttaaactatCATCTTCTTTGAAATAATACTACATATGATTAAACAGAACTGAGTCCAGTCACGCGTGACCGgtcaaaataaaagtaagatAGGTCCACAAAATTCATATTCAAGTTGAGTTTAATTGTATGCAGTATtttatagattattttaaatagCTTTAATAATTTAGTAGAATAAAAGTAAGATAGGTCAACACAATTCATATTTAGGTTGAGTTTAATTATATgcagtcatttttttttaactaattttcattaaattaatggTTTGTGTCTGTAATactcaacaaattaaaaaaatatacagtaAATTCATGAAAGGCTTGTATTGTAGAGTACTTTTACacaaaacaacttaaatatacaaCAAAATAACATCTAAAACTACACAcactattatataaaaagaaggaagatgatagtttaacaaaaaagattgacaaactttttgacaaattacctttttaagtaaaaaaatattataattattactttattttgattaaaaaataaaaaaataatctatttaattctatttatagaaactttgtcaaaaagtttgttaaaaaaatttgtcaaaagataattttcctaAAAAGAAATTccttttttacatattttgtttctaatttattttttaaatattcttttaaaattcaaataattattttattgattttacgCTTTAAGTGATCTTTTTTAACTTAAccgttttctttttcaatttaaccgttttttcctataaaatttaattattttttaaactaaaatatctattataaaaattcatctaaaaataataaaattataaaaattatttaacttttataataataattttattattttttgttattataataaagataataataataaataaaaaaactcattttctcACTTACCTTACACCTGCATTCATGTACATACTACCATCACcggttagcaaaaataaaataaatacatacaaTGATAAgctattgaaataatttttacttaagAAAACATgtataaaatgtaattaaataacaaaaaacaattcaatttcaTTAGAACACCAATATTAAAAAGTCATAAAAAACACACATTGATCTTATTCATCAAAGATAttcaataaacaaaatattaactcACAACTTTCTCATCCAATAAAAGACATGAATTTGTAAGTGAATtcacaaatttgtaaaaattctCCATTAGCTTCTCACCACCTCATATCTTAGTTCACGTGACTTAGACCATCAATGAAGTTAGAAGATTTCTATTACAACATAAATGTCAATACTTAATCAACAACGTAAACAATTGTTTCACATATCATctcatacatatatacatatgaccTTAAATTCATTCAAGTTCCATCAATCTCAATAAGTATTACAATTAATATAACTCtctatttcaaataaaaacacaaatcaatcaaatataaaaattaaaattcattttgcaTTTATAAAACCATACATATTCACCGAGATAATgatatcaaaagaaaagaagaaaaatgaaacttaGCTTGAGGAGAAATTGGGTAAGAGATGGATTAagttacaatattatttttcctttattgaAAAGTTCTTCGTTTGAGCGAAAATAAGTCTGAAACACAAGATACTTTCAACTTTAATTTTACTTGAGTAAAAATAGTGTAGGGGCAAGGCCTGGATCTTTGTTAAATTTTGGATTGAGAGAAAATATTAGAGAAATTAGTCTGAATAGTATAATCAAAGTAATTTTCAAAGATATTTCCAAAAacatttcaataataatttttctaaacaaTGCAAAAGATCaatctaaattattttcttaagaattACCTTTCACTCATATCAATTTAACCTTATTTGATATTATCCAGATTTCAATTGGATGCATATTCAATGCAAAAATAAACTTATGCTATATGTAGTTGTCCAATTCAGTAAACAACATATGCAAGACGCTAATTATCAGAAGATTGATTCGAGAAATCAAATAGACAAGAAAAATCAAGATAGAAGAACCTATGTGGTTGAAGACTCCTTGTTCAAACCATGAACACAATCTATATCCAAATATGTCACCTCAAATCACTCACGAATTTGATGAACAATTATTGTTCTTTGGCCCAACAGATAAGTATATCTATGGTTACTAGTTTTTGTGccatcaaattaaattaagataaatgATTCAATACAATTTTTGCATCTTGTGCAATTGAATCATAGACGatacaatatataattaaaaaagttaatcaaAATTAATCACAATGCTAAACTAACTTTATATATtgtatcataattatttcctgTAATTGtgattttagaaaacaaaaatattttactcgATTCTATAAAAGATTTGTTGAAGTATCATAGTCATTTCAAGAGGTggtttaaatattatgtttcatgAAATAGTCAAAACAATAATCTTCTATATTATTCGAATTAAGAAGCCGCAAAAGTAGTagatttaaaagatttttaatattagaaaaacaattttaaaataagtgaaGAACCAGATGTATAGTCCACAATAAGTACCTTACCCAATATAGTTACGCACATTTAAGGAAGTGGTAATGAACCCTTATGATGTAACATgttcacattattttttttttatatttttatgaaaacctttttattttctgataAATTCACCAATTAAAGAACTATCTCTCCTTGatcctttaaaaaaaagaattgtcataattaactattaaatattttcttcaataaACAAATGCAAATTGATAAGGAAATGCATCCtttaatattactaaaaaaataattaaacaaccAATTAgcatataattaagaaaaggaGGCGAGGATTTGCAATATtatagtgtattttttttccctttttaatAAGGTTAAACATCCTCTCAACAAAGTTATAACCACATTTGACCAAAATGAGCAAATTTTGTggatatttatgattttaaatcgCAACAGGTACATTTCTATTTCTTCTGTCTGTCATAAAAGGGAAGGTGTGTGtcagtaaatttatttttcatcacatAATTATGTgaataatctttaaaaaaatgttaatatttagTGTAAGCTGAAAACTCTCAACACAATGAGTCATCTTTGTTTACgaaaatgtataatatttgtaatataaacTTGAATTTACCCCATAGGTTATAGCttgttttatgaaattgaattaagtttaaaattcatttttaatatgatatcagAGTCTTTCACTAGTAAGATGAAATTTACACTCACTTATACATTGTGAATTAgtcttatctctaatcgatgtgagacttctaaCGTATTTAGAACCACAAGTATAACATATACAAATAATATACTTTATTAACAAACAACCTACAATGtcctaaaaatagaaaaaaaaatatcatgcaTGTATGTAGTCACTACAAAAATACGTAGAGAATAATAAATTCGTGGAGAAGAAAAATCTGAAGCTGAATATCTTAATGTTTATGGACAGGGGCtaagttcaattattttgaaagcttcaaaacataaatatgaATTGAATGTTGTGAAAGTTTATTGTTTTCTTCCTCTCAAGAGTACAACTCCCACATGCACAAAGGTTTTGTGAGTCAAAGTCCATCAAATCCCTAACCAATTTTGGTCATATCATAATTAAATACCATTAATACATTCAGTTAGCTATAAACAACCAATGAAACAACAGTGTAGGAACctactattaattaataaagaatatccaattatgtattattagtaatattcttattttttatatatatacatcttGGATGGTCCCTCTTTTTATGGCttaaagagtttttttttttttaaagtaaaattctCAAATTCTTTACCTAACTTTTCTAAATAGATATAATACTTCAAAATTTGTAAGAAGAATGGGTAACTCACACTCACAGCTTCAGATAGAAAAAACTATGCTTATGCCCGATTTTGGATAAATTAAgagaaaatcatattaaaacATGATTCTCTTCTCatttaccaatttttttgtGGCAAAAGTGTGgtgcaaaatatttatttttcgtAATTTGTGTTTGA encodes the following:
- the LOC114168995 gene encoding 3-ketoacyl-CoA synthase 12-like, whose amino-acid sequence is MELLYLLYLIPTLYSCFLIWKMLEERRDRECYILNYQCYKPPNDRMLDTEFCGKLIKRCENLGPNEYRFLLKAIVSSGIGEQTYAPRNIFEGREGAPTLRDGIEEMEEFFSDAIGKLLAKSKVSPSEIDVLVVNISMLAAVPSLSSRIINRYKLRHDVKVYNLTGMGCSASLISMDIVKNIFKTQRNKLALLITSESLSPNWYTGNDRSMILANCLFRIGGCAVLLTNKRSLKDRAMLRLKCLVRTHHGAREEAYGCCIQREDDQGKLGFHLGKNLPKAATRAFVDNLRVMAPKILPVRELLRFLFVSLIKKVNKNNTPKSASTGATKSPLNFRTGVDHFCLHTGGKAVIDGIGLSLDLSEYDLEPARMTLHRFGNTSASSLWYVLSYMEAKKRLKKGDTVFMISFGAGFKCNSCLWEVMKDLGDPNVWDDCIDDYPPESLDNPFMRTYGWINEVEDPYTYENIPDFLK